Proteins encoded by one window of Phenylobacterium soli:
- a CDS encoding alpha/beta hydrolase, with protein MSRFKLPTRDLTFRLDGGQGKAVLCVHGMTGAPGEMKFLAKRLHKRGFSVAAPLLAGHGVDEATLLRTRWTDWLGSVREAYHTLKRDHDEVAIAGICVGGALGLALAAEEPSVAGVAVYSMTYRYDGWNMKHWYSAIAPFAEPFAGLPLVRRMSFVEPYPFGLKDERLRDGMTAAQGAVIPGALDRVPLGAMAEMHRLAAHLDRVGPQIRQPVLILHAQDDDMSHPRNAYRLQETLGGSRVELHLLDDCYHMIHVDRQRDLVGDLTADFFGAPRAAVRPRVSEAANA; from the coding sequence ATGAGCCGGTTCAAGCTGCCCACCCGCGACCTCACGTTCCGGCTCGACGGCGGCCAGGGCAAGGCGGTGCTGTGCGTGCACGGGATGACCGGCGCGCCGGGTGAGATGAAGTTCCTGGCCAAGCGCCTTCACAAGCGCGGCTTCTCGGTGGCCGCGCCCCTGCTCGCCGGCCACGGCGTCGACGAGGCCACCCTGCTCCGGACGCGCTGGACGGACTGGCTGGGTTCGGTGCGGGAAGCCTACCATACCCTCAAGCGCGACCACGACGAGGTCGCCATCGCGGGAATCTGCGTCGGCGGCGCGCTCGGCCTGGCGCTCGCCGCCGAGGAGCCGTCGGTCGCTGGCGTAGCGGTCTATTCGATGACCTACCGCTACGACGGCTGGAACATGAAGCACTGGTACTCGGCGATCGCGCCGTTCGCCGAGCCGTTCGCAGGCCTGCCGCTGGTGCGGCGCATGAGCTTCGTCGAGCCCTATCCCTTCGGCCTCAAGGACGAGCGGCTGCGCGACGGCATGACCGCCGCCCAGGGGGCGGTGATCCCGGGCGCGCTCGATCGCGTGCCGCTGGGCGCCATGGCGGAGATGCACCGCCTGGCCGCGCATCTCGACCGGGTGGGCCCGCAGATCCGCCAGCCCGTCCTCATCCTGCACGCGCAGGACGACGACATGAGTCACCCGCGCAATGCCTACCGCCTTCAGGAGACGCTGGGCGGTAGCCGGGTCGAACTGCACCTGCTCGACGACTGCTACCACATGATCCACGTCGACCGGCAAAGGGACCTTGTGGGCGACCTCACCGCCGACTTCTTCGGCGCGCCGCGCGCCGCAGTCCGGCCGCGCGTTTCGGAGGCGGCGAATGCCTGA
- the dgcA gene encoding N-acetyl-D-Glu racemase DgcA, protein MAPRLSVRSERWPLAQAFVISRGAKTEAEVVVVEIEDGPHRGRGEAVPYARYGETVEGVVAQVQSLAGPVAEGLDRAALQSTLTPGAARNAIDCALWDLEAKRAGRRAWELIGRSRLDPVKTALTISLGPPEAMAEAARLNARRPMLKLKIGSADDLAAVEAVRHAAPRTRLIVDANEGLRAGDLAPVTGELARLEVKLLEQPLPAAEDAALEGFESPVPLCADESLHTRAELAACARRYAVVNVKLDKAGGLTEALALATEARARGLGLMVGSMVATSLAIAPALILAKGAEVADLDGPLLLARDREPGLSILGSLIEPPSPSLWG, encoded by the coding sequence GTGGCCCCTCGGCTCAGTGTCCGGTCCGAGCGCTGGCCGCTCGCCCAGGCTTTCGTGATCTCCCGCGGCGCCAAGACCGAGGCCGAGGTCGTCGTCGTGGAGATCGAGGACGGCCCCCATCGCGGTCGCGGCGAGGCCGTGCCCTACGCGCGTTACGGCGAGACGGTCGAGGGCGTCGTCGCCCAGGTCCAGAGCCTCGCCGGTCCTGTCGCCGAAGGGCTCGACCGCGCGGCCTTGCAGTCGACGCTGACGCCCGGCGCAGCGCGCAACGCCATCGACTGTGCGCTCTGGGACCTCGAAGCGAAGCGCGCCGGGCGGCGCGCCTGGGAGCTGATCGGCCGCTCGCGCCTCGACCCGGTGAAGACCGCCCTGACCATCAGTCTTGGGCCCCCGGAGGCGATGGCTGAGGCGGCGCGTCTCAACGCCCGGCGTCCGATGCTGAAGCTCAAGATCGGCTCGGCCGACGACCTGGCGGCCGTGGAGGCGGTCCGCCACGCCGCCCCACGCACCCGCCTGATCGTCGACGCCAACGAGGGGCTGAGGGCCGGCGATCTCGCGCCGGTCACCGGCGAGCTGGCGCGGCTCGAGGTCAAGCTCCTGGAGCAGCCGCTGCCGGCCGCCGAGGACGCGGCCCTGGAGGGCTTCGAAAGCCCGGTCCCGCTGTGCGCCGACGAGAGCCTCCATACCCGCGCCGAACTCGCGGCCTGTGCGCGCCGCTATGCGGTGGTGAACGTCAAGCTCGACAAGGCAGGCGGCCTGACCGAGGCGCTAGCCCTGGCGACCGAGGCCCGGGCGAGGGGGCTGGGTCTGATGGTCGGCTCCATGGTGGCGACCTCACTCGCGATCGCGCCGGCCCTGATTCTCGCCAAGGGCGCGGAGGTCGCCGATCTCGACGGGCCGTTGCTGCTGGCCAGGGACCGCGAGCCGGGGCTGTCGATCCTGGGCTCGCTCATCGAGCCGCCGTCACCGTCGCTGTGGGGCTAG
- a CDS encoding DMT family transporter → MTSAALHRARAARPLVWLAMPVMGLINQYLAVRTAHAMQGVPLGLSWLAAAIRSPWVQTWIGCEIVTFAAWMVVLSNLSLSAAFPMTALGYVLVIGMGWTVLGEPVTLAEIVGGAAILAGVWLLGEGEAAE, encoded by the coding sequence ATGACCAGCGCAGCCCTGCACCGCGCCCGCGCCGCCCGGCCCCTCGTCTGGCTGGCCATGCCCGTCATGGGCCTGATCAACCAGTACCTGGCGGTCCGCACGGCCCACGCCATGCAGGGCGTGCCGCTCGGTCTCAGCTGGCTGGCGGCGGCGATCCGCTCGCCCTGGGTGCAGACCTGGATCGGCTGCGAGATCGTCACCTTCGCGGCCTGGATGGTGGTGCTCTCCAACCTGTCGCTCAGCGCCGCCTTCCCGATGACAGCGCTCGGCTACGTGCTGGTCATCGGCATGGGCTGGACCGTCCTCGGCGAGCCAGTGACCCTCGCCGAGATCGTGGGCGGCGCGGCGATCCTCGCCGGCGTCTGGCTGCTGGGCGAAGGGGAGGCGGCGGAATGA
- a CDS encoding acyl carrier protein translates to MKATETELLDLIAQEAIIDRSKLVREATLEDLGISSLDLISMLFELEEKYGVVIEEGDMPQMSTLGEMVDFLLGRINAEATA, encoded by the coding sequence ATGAAAGCCACCGAAACCGAGCTCCTCGACCTCATCGCCCAGGAAGCCATCATCGACCGCTCCAAGCTGGTCCGCGAAGCCACGCTGGAAGACCTCGGCATCTCTTCGCTCGACCTGATCTCCATGCTCTTCGAGCTCGAGGAGAAGTACGGCGTGGTGATCGAGGAAGGCGACATGCCCCAGATGTCGACCCTCGGGGAGATGGTCGACTTCCTGCTTGGCCGCATCAACGCCGAGGCCACCGCCTGA
- a CDS encoding DMT family transporter, producing MTAEKLVPAALGLLGFCIAAETVQQLSFKVGNGRAESRPGFVRAILTQPLIWTGILLWIVESIAWVLVLQKSPLSMAYPVMTLTYATVPLAGLVLLRERMSRRQMAGAALIFAGVLLVGVSGA from the coding sequence ATGACCGCCGAGAAGCTCGTTCCGGCGGCGCTGGGTCTGCTCGGTTTCTGCATCGCGGCCGAGACGGTCCAGCAGCTCAGCTTCAAGGTCGGCAACGGCCGGGCCGAGAGCCGGCCGGGATTCGTGCGCGCCATTCTCACCCAGCCGCTGATCTGGACGGGCATCCTCCTCTGGATCGTCGAGAGCATCGCCTGGGTGCTGGTGCTGCAGAAGAGCCCGCTGTCCATGGCCTATCCGGTCATGACCCTCACCTACGCGACAGTGCCGCTCGCGGGGCTCGTCCTGCTGCGCGAGCGGATGAGCCGGCGCCAGATGGCCGGCGCCGCCCTGATCTTTGCGGGCGTCCTGCTGGTCGGGGTGTCGGGCGCATGA
- a CDS encoding MipA/OmpV family protein has product MRRLVLLVGLPLALLVAGPAAAEGSGSSRDWTVDWGGAARVRPDHIGSNHYRVDAVPVVEASYGDRLTISFDDGVKFRAFNWGPVSAGPLAEYRQSFNDALPRGAFRMSDVVELGGFVEGRTPIGVAEARLRHAVGGYDGWSGDLSFSTGAPVTPKLMLGGQARLSWADANFTQEYFGLRPHAATRFGLPRFLDEDFVTVGGELDAARQITPKVRVVLALSADRIVGQLRPSPIFDSRNIFTTSLGLTYHWSSGTAGRSQ; this is encoded by the coding sequence ATGAGGCGCCTCGTCCTCCTCGTCGGCCTGCCGCTCGCGCTCCTCGTCGCGGGGCCCGCTGCGGCCGAAGGCTCGGGTTCCTCCCGCGACTGGACGGTGGATTGGGGCGGCGCGGCGCGCGTCAGGCCCGACCATATCGGATCGAACCACTACCGCGTCGACGCCGTGCCGGTGGTCGAGGCGAGCTATGGCGACCGGCTGACGATCAGCTTCGACGACGGGGTCAAGTTCCGCGCGTTCAACTGGGGGCCGGTCTCCGCCGGACCGCTCGCGGAGTACCGGCAGTCGTTCAACGACGCCCTGCCGCGGGGCGCCTTCCGGATGAGCGACGTCGTCGAGCTCGGCGGCTTCGTCGAGGGGCGCACGCCGATCGGCGTCGCCGAAGCGCGCCTACGCCATGCGGTGGGCGGCTACGACGGCTGGTCGGGCGACCTCTCCTTCTCGACCGGCGCCCCGGTGACGCCGAAGCTGATGCTCGGCGGTCAGGCGCGGCTGTCGTGGGCGGATGCCAATTTCACCCAGGAATACTTCGGCCTGCGCCCGCACGCCGCGACCCGCTTCGGCCTGCCGCGTTTTCTCGACGAGGACTTCGTGACCGTCGGAGGCGAGCTCGATGCGGCCCGTCAGATCACGCCCAAGGTCCGCGTGGTGCTGGCGCTTTCGGCCGACCGCATCGTCGGTCAGCTGCGTCCGAGCCCGATCTTCGACAGCCGCAACATCTTCACCACTTCCCTCGGCCTCACCTACCACTGGTCCTCCGGGACCGCAGGACGTTCCCAATGA
- a CDS encoding GNAT family N-acetyltransferase, with protein sequence MPEARVVRSVDEIGREAWDACFPGALEGYDYLAAVEAAGLDGFDWRYAVAEEGGRVLAAAPGFFTDYSLDTTLTDLGRRLVAATRRIAPRAFTVRMACLGSPCTEDAGLGFAPDVPAERRSELLRVLLEGFETAAAQAGCWLLAVKDAPEGQREAWASAARAIGYQQTPGMPTAVLPIDFADLDGYLARLSHATRKDMRRKLKVLDRLRIEVVSDLAGLEPRILDLYRQTRERSDLQFEDLTAAYFAGVLARMGERALCVLYWAGDELIGFNLLLQDGETLLDKFFCMESARGPALNLYFVSWFTNVRLCLERGLKRYQSGQAAYENKLRLGSRLIGADMYFRHRRPLVNRALQWAAPLLADDPAPQRGAA encoded by the coding sequence ATGCCTGAAGCGCGCGTGGTCCGCTCCGTCGATGAGATCGGCCGCGAAGCCTGGGACGCCTGCTTCCCCGGCGCGCTGGAGGGCTACGATTACCTGGCCGCGGTCGAGGCCGCAGGGCTCGACGGCTTCGACTGGCGCTACGCGGTGGCGGAAGAGGGCGGGCGCGTGCTCGCCGCCGCGCCGGGCTTCTTCACCGACTATTCGCTCGACACGACGCTCACCGACCTTGGCCGCCGACTGGTGGCTGCGACGCGCAGGATCGCTCCGCGGGCCTTCACGGTCCGCATGGCCTGCCTCGGCTCGCCCTGCACGGAAGACGCGGGGCTCGGCTTCGCACCCGACGTTCCGGCGGAGCGTCGCTCTGAACTCCTGCGGGTCCTGCTCGAGGGCTTCGAGACGGCCGCGGCCCAGGCGGGTTGCTGGCTGCTGGCCGTCAAGGACGCGCCGGAGGGGCAGCGCGAGGCCTGGGCGAGCGCCGCGCGAGCGATCGGCTACCAGCAGACGCCGGGCATGCCCACCGCGGTCCTGCCGATCGATTTCGCCGACCTCGACGGCTATCTGGCCCGGCTCAGCCACGCCACCCGCAAGGACATGCGGCGCAAGCTGAAGGTCCTCGACCGGCTTCGCATCGAGGTGGTGAGCGACCTTGCCGGTCTCGAGCCGCGAATCCTCGACCTCTACCGCCAGACCCGCGAGCGTTCGGACCTGCAGTTCGAGGACCTCACCGCGGCCTATTTCGCGGGCGTCCTCGCGCGGATGGGCGAGCGGGCCCTGTGCGTCCTCTACTGGGCGGGGGACGAGCTGATCGGCTTCAACCTGCTGCTCCAGGACGGCGAGACCCTGCTCGACAAATTCTTCTGCATGGAGAGCGCCCGTGGGCCGGCGCTCAACCTCTACTTCGTGAGCTGGTTCACGAACGTCCGGCTGTGCCTGGAGCGCGGCCTCAAGCGTTATCAGAGCGGCCAGGCGGCCTACGAGAACAAGCTCCGGCTGGGCAGCCGCCTGATCGGCGCCGACATGTACTTCCGTCACCGCCGGCCGCTGGTGAACCGGGCCCTGCAATGGGCCGCGCCGCTGCTCGCCGACGATCCCGCGCCGCAGAGGGGCGCCGCATGA
- a CDS encoding polar localization protein TipN produces MRSNSRRPPMDFGASNDEGLTPAEMSSGETPSAATAEPVAIPEPAAPLQPPQMNAKLAAAEPRVPARRPEPPDALEAVEFAPPSPWPIYLTALAVSVMWGFAPLAFAVGYRHAVAPLNNDAFALAVFSLLSIGPAILVWGGAYMIRQAQKLAYEARRAKAMADEMLAPALTAAAQAGHVVQGVRDEILRAGGAADEARETLLALRDALALEAERLAETTSHSVRTAKDLAGELGRERVEMSELAMTLDAQATRVTDAIGQQAKMVSDAAELADTQLREAEAQLSARAADLAAAAGEASDAARTAGEDLTRHIARLETAGVGVSEQVKAVEIGLSEQRAALTTLASALRADNESFTAEAEAHAARLAEFISQARLSAVEMSDRAAKGGEALKGLMAEAAAQFRDLAETARAEREEFGQSTLQSLEAVSDAAAEQRRQLEAQTRAAIEALHAAAEETRQAAAAHAATAKEQVEQLSEAAFAAGQKANQVFEKRLEEAKALVEQSSKMVEEAGAATARKLDEGAAAARASLDELAGMLGEIEARAQRLPASAKAQSEEVRSAVLHGMDELMAAAHRTAEEAQAIDVAFQERVRRNFEMLSEAVRLMGTATAAAPIAVAPIVAPTPTQPAPRAASGRISAQVKARTAPPSSPAPEPVADDALELDELAAPAAAAEPSGADLADQIGLRPRLKLTPTATDAEFSAVFEAAGGPPAAKPASDDEAEEGEGGEAWTWKDLLASIDGAEAEGERLQDQLGAELERMGVEPDKLLPKARIDEIAAAVQTGDGDGARQVVKRLAPAATRRISRRLSTDAGVKRQALTYIRRYQTLIQDAAVRDPEGFLLAGMLAESGGRLYLLLDTAAGDAV; encoded by the coding sequence ATGAGAAGCAACAGCCGTCGCCCGCCGATGGATTTCGGAGCCTCGAACGACGAGGGGCTGACGCCAGCCGAGATGTCTTCGGGCGAAACGCCTTCGGCCGCGACGGCCGAGCCGGTCGCGATCCCCGAACCGGCCGCGCCGCTGCAACCACCCCAGATGAACGCCAAGCTCGCCGCGGCCGAGCCGCGTGTGCCCGCCCGCCGTCCCGAACCGCCGGATGCGCTCGAGGCGGTGGAATTCGCGCCGCCCTCGCCGTGGCCGATCTACCTGACCGCCCTGGCGGTCTCGGTGATGTGGGGATTTGCGCCGCTCGCCTTCGCCGTGGGCTACCGCCACGCCGTGGCCCCGCTGAACAACGACGCCTTCGCCTTGGCCGTCTTCAGCCTGCTCTCGATCGGGCCCGCGATCCTGGTCTGGGGCGGAGCCTACATGATCCGCCAGGCGCAGAAGCTCGCCTACGAGGCCAGGCGCGCCAAGGCGATGGCCGACGAGATGCTGGCGCCGGCGTTGACCGCCGCGGCGCAGGCGGGCCATGTCGTGCAGGGCGTCCGGGACGAGATCCTGCGGGCCGGCGGCGCGGCCGACGAAGCCCGCGAGACCCTGCTCGCCCTTCGCGACGCCCTGGCTCTCGAGGCCGAACGCCTCGCCGAGACCACCTCCCATTCGGTGCGCACCGCCAAGGATCTCGCCGGAGAACTCGGCCGCGAGCGCGTCGAGATGAGCGAGCTGGCGATGACGCTGGACGCCCAGGCGACCCGCGTCACCGACGCCATCGGCCAGCAGGCCAAGATGGTCTCGGACGCCGCCGAGCTGGCCGACACCCAACTGCGCGAAGCCGAGGCGCAGCTGTCCGCCCGGGCCGCGGACCTCGCCGCCGCGGCGGGCGAGGCGAGCGACGCCGCCCGTACGGCCGGCGAGGACCTGACCCGCCACATCGCCCGCCTGGAGACCGCCGGCGTCGGCGTCTCCGAGCAGGTCAAGGCGGTGGAAATCGGACTCTCCGAGCAGCGCGCGGCGCTGACGACCCTCGCCTCGGCGCTTCGGGCCGACAACGAGTCCTTCACGGCCGAAGCCGAAGCCCACGCGGCGCGCCTCGCGGAATTCATCAGCCAGGCGCGGCTGTCGGCGGTCGAGATGAGCGACCGGGCGGCCAAGGGCGGCGAGGCCCTGAAGGGGCTGATGGCGGAGGCTGCCGCGCAGTTCCGCGACCTGGCCGAGACCGCCCGCGCCGAGCGCGAGGAGTTCGGCCAGTCGACGCTGCAGTCCCTCGAGGCGGTGTCCGACGCCGCCGCCGAGCAGCGCCGCCAGTTGGAGGCTCAGACCCGCGCGGCGATCGAGGCCCTGCACGCCGCCGCCGAGGAGACCCGGCAGGCGGCCGCGGCCCACGCGGCCACGGCCAAGGAGCAGGTCGAGCAGCTCTCGGAAGCCGCCTTCGCCGCCGGTCAGAAGGCCAACCAGGTTTTCGAGAAGCGCTTGGAGGAGGCCAAGGCCCTCGTCGAGCAGTCTTCGAAGATGGTGGAAGAGGCGGGCGCGGCCACGGCTCGGAAACTCGACGAAGGCGCGGCCGCGGCGCGCGCCTCCCTCGACGAGCTCGCCGGGATGCTGGGCGAGATCGAGGCTCGGGCCCAGCGCCTGCCGGCCAGCGCCAAGGCGCAGTCCGAGGAGGTCCGCTCCGCGGTGCTGCACGGAATGGACGAGCTGATGGCCGCTGCGCACCGCACCGCCGAGGAGGCGCAGGCCATCGACGTCGCCTTCCAGGAGCGGGTGCGGCGCAACTTCGAGATGCTCAGCGAGGCCGTGCGCCTGATGGGCACCGCGACGGCGGCGGCGCCGATCGCGGTCGCTCCGATCGTGGCGCCAACGCCCACGCAGCCGGCGCCGCGCGCCGCCAGCGGCCGGATCTCGGCCCAGGTCAAGGCGAGGACCGCGCCTCCGTCTTCGCCGGCGCCCGAGCCTGTGGCGGACGACGCCCTGGAGCTGGACGAACTCGCGGCCCCCGCCGCTGCGGCGGAGCCGTCCGGCGCGGACTTGGCGGACCAGATCGGCCTGCGCCCGCGGCTGAAGCTGACGCCCACCGCCACCGACGCCGAGTTCTCGGCCGTGTTCGAGGCCGCCGGCGGGCCGCCCGCAGCCAAGCCTGCCTCTGACGACGAGGCGGAAGAGGGCGAAGGCGGCGAGGCCTGGACCTGGAAGGACCTGCTGGCTTCCATCGACGGCGCCGAGGCCGAAGGCGAACGCCTTCAGGATCAGCTCGGGGCGGAGCTGGAGCGCATGGGCGTCGAGCCCGACAAGCTGCTCCCGAAGGCGCGGATCGATGAGATCGCCGCGGCCGTGCAGACCGGTGATGGGGACGGCGCGCGCCAGGTGGTCAAGCGCCTCGCGCCGGCTGCTACGCGGCGCATCAGCCGCAGGCTCTCGACCGACGCGGGGGTGAAGCGCCAGGCCCTGACCTACATCCGTCGCTACCAGACGCTGATCCAGGACGCCGCGGTCCGCGATCCGGAGGGTTTCCTGCTGGCCGGCATGCTCGCCGAAAGCGGCGGCCGGCTCTACCTGCTGCTCGACACGGCTGCGGGGGACGCGGTCTAG
- a CDS encoding DUF2239 family protein encodes MTDVAQRPCTAFEGDRQIAAGPLGQVALAVKARQDAQAGPLLVFDDVTGRVLDLDLRGDEAAIRSRLPALASLFGALGETDDPPTPAGPRGRGRPKLGVVAREVTLLPRHWAWLAAQPGGASVALRKLVDQARRESAGDDLRRQSAEAAYRVMAALAGDRPAFEEASRALFARDAGRLDEAMRDWPRDLARYVASLAFRGEG; translated from the coding sequence ATGACCGACGTGGCCCAGCGCCCCTGCACCGCCTTCGAAGGCGATCGCCAGATCGCGGCGGGGCCGCTGGGGCAGGTCGCGCTTGCAGTGAAGGCGCGCCAAGACGCGCAGGCTGGCCCACTGCTTGTCTTCGATGACGTGACCGGTCGCGTGCTCGACCTGGACCTCAGGGGCGACGAGGCGGCGATCCGTTCGCGCCTGCCCGCGTTGGCCTCCCTCTTCGGCGCCCTAGGCGAGACGGACGATCCCCCGACCCCGGCGGGGCCGCGGGGCCGCGGCCGACCCAAGCTCGGCGTGGTCGCCCGCGAGGTCACGCTGCTGCCGCGGCATTGGGCGTGGCTGGCGGCGCAGCCGGGCGGCGCCTCCGTGGCGCTGCGCAAGTTGGTCGACCAGGCGCGCCGCGAGAGCGCGGGCGATGATCTGCGGCGGCAGAGCGCGGAGGCGGCCTATCGCGTGATGGCGGCCCTGGCCGGCGACAGGCCCGCCTTCGAGGAAGCCTCCCGGGCCCTCTTCGCGCGCGACGCCGGACGGCTGGACGAGGCCATGCGCGATTGGCCGCGCGACCTGGCGCGCTACGTCGCTAGCCTGGCGTTCCGCGGCGAAGGCTGA
- a CDS encoding fatty acid desaturase family protein: MTGQRRRAGGRIFRYTAWDAIPAALVYAHLAALVVFFLAWPQLSWAARLAGAGLYAFAIGWNQDSISHNFIHNPFFTSKLANRITAFALTLENGVPQTMYAYVHMRHHAGNSDRPDAAGETRDPISIYRHGRDGKAEPMLSYVFMGFWRDDGPFEVARQIRAKRPAEARRALEEFWVMIAVYAALLAIRWEFILVLAPFYYLGQSLSFLIAYYEHLGADPDEPRATGVSTYEPIYNLVFMNNGYHAEHHYRPKQHWTRMASLRREMMAETDAAPIPVIGPAHFLGFLDPRTWRTPTAAKGRPAAVH; the protein is encoded by the coding sequence ATGACGGGCCAGCGGAGACGAGCCGGCGGGCGGATCTTCCGCTACACGGCGTGGGACGCGATCCCGGCGGCGCTCGTCTATGCGCACCTCGCCGCCCTGGTGGTCTTCTTCCTGGCCTGGCCGCAGCTGTCCTGGGCGGCGCGGCTGGCGGGGGCGGGGCTCTACGCCTTCGCGATCGGCTGGAACCAGGACTCCATCAGCCACAACTTCATCCACAACCCGTTCTTCACCTCGAAGCTGGCGAACCGGATCACCGCCTTCGCCCTGACGCTCGAGAACGGCGTGCCGCAGACGATGTACGCCTACGTCCATATGCGGCACCACGCGGGCAACTCCGACCGGCCGGACGCCGCGGGGGAAACCCGGGACCCGATCTCGATCTACAGGCACGGCCGGGACGGGAAGGCCGAGCCGATGCTGTCCTACGTGTTCATGGGGTTCTGGCGCGACGACGGCCCCTTCGAGGTCGCCCGCCAGATCCGCGCCAAACGGCCAGCCGAGGCAAGGCGCGCCCTGGAGGAGTTCTGGGTGATGATCGCCGTCTATGCGGCGCTGCTGGCGATCCGCTGGGAGTTCATCCTGGTGCTCGCGCCGTTCTATTACCTCGGCCAGTCGCTCTCCTTCCTGATCGCCTATTACGAACACCTCGGCGCAGATCCGGACGAGCCCAGAGCGACGGGGGTTTCGACCTACGAGCCGATCTACAATCTCGTGTTCATGAACAACGGCTACCACGCCGAGCACCACTATCGACCCAAGCAGCACTGGACCCGCATGGCGTCGCTGCGTCGGGAGATGATGGCCGAGACGGACGCGGCCCCGATCCCGGTGATCGGGCCGGCTCATTTCCTGGGCTTCCTCGATCCGCGGACGTGGCGAACGCCCACCGCGGCCAAGGGGCGGCCGGCGGCCGTGCATTAG
- a CDS encoding beta-ketoacyl-[acyl-carrier-protein] synthase family protein, translating into MTRRIAITGLGAVSALGVGAHGNWEAAREGRSGIAPTLFDGGQYGPDPVTLPAALTADGFSAGFEARHGRKVSATLDRFAHLALCAAGEALDQAGLVDHPALAQRTAIVLGHGQGGQETLEKSYERYFGLKTQRMHPATVPKIMVSGAVSAVAMQFGVHGPVFAVSSACASSAHALVQGAGLIQTGLADVAIVGGSEAIATPGCMSGWMAIQALAGETCRPFSKDRDGMVMADGGAVLILEDYAHAEARGAEILGEFLGAGMTSDAFHITQPSLEGTSGAMRQAVANGGLANAEEVLISAHGTGTPLNDKNEAASILAVFGEDAGRHPVIATKSAHGHLIGGSAALQAVIALQALKAGFAPPIQNFSEADPECAVALVTGQARPITARHALVNAFAFGGLNVCMAFAA; encoded by the coding sequence ATGACCCGCCGCATCGCCATCACCGGCCTGGGCGCGGTCTCGGCCCTGGGCGTCGGCGCCCACGGCAACTGGGAGGCGGCGCGCGAAGGCCGTTCGGGCATCGCGCCCACCCTGTTCGATGGCGGCCAGTACGGGCCGGACCCGGTGACCTTGCCGGCGGCCCTGACCGCCGACGGTTTCTCTGCCGGCTTCGAGGCGCGCCATGGCCGCAAGGTGTCGGCCACCCTCGACCGCTTCGCCCATCTGGCGCTCTGCGCCGCCGGCGAGGCCCTCGACCAGGCCGGCCTCGTCGACCATCCGGCCCTTGCCCAGCGAACGGCCATCGTGCTCGGCCACGGGCAGGGCGGACAGGAGACCCTGGAGAAGAGCTACGAGCGCTACTTCGGCCTCAAGACCCAGCGCATGCATCCGGCGACCGTGCCGAAGATCATGGTCTCGGGGGCGGTGAGCGCGGTGGCGATGCAGTTCGGCGTCCACGGGCCGGTGTTCGCCGTCTCCTCGGCCTGCGCCTCCTCGGCGCACGCCCTGGTGCAGGGCGCGGGGCTCATCCAGACCGGTCTCGCCGACGTTGCGATCGTCGGCGGCTCCGAGGCGATCGCGACGCCGGGCTGCATGTCCGGCTGGATGGCCATCCAGGCCCTGGCCGGCGAGACCTGCCGGCCCTTCTCGAAGGACCGCGACGGCATGGTCATGGCCGACGGCGGGGCGGTCCTGATCCTCGAGGACTACGCGCACGCCGAGGCGCGCGGGGCCGAGATCCTCGGCGAGTTCCTCGGCGCGGGCATGACCTCGGACGCCTTCCACATCACCCAGCCCTCGCTAGAGGGCACCAGCGGGGCGATGCGCCAGGCGGTGGCCAACGGCGGCCTCGCGAACGCCGAGGAAGTGCTGATCTCGGCGCACGGCACCGGCACGCCGCTCAACGACAAGAACGAGGCGGCCTCCATCCTGGCCGTCTTCGGTGAAGACGCCGGCCGTCACCCGGTCATCGCCACCAAGAGCGCCCATGGGCACCTGATTGGCGGGTCGGCCGCCCTGCAGGCCGTCATCGCGCTCCAGGCGCTCAAGGCCGGCTTTGCCCCGCCGATCCAGAACTTCAGCGAGGCCGATCCCGAATGCGCCGTCGCCCTGGTCACCGGCCAGGCGCGGCCGATCACGGCGCGTCACGCCCTGGTCAACGCCTTCGCGTTCGGCGGCCTCAACGTCTGCATGGCGTTCGCGGCATGA
- a CDS encoding DUF4112 domain-containing protein — translation MVVTPERAERAWRIAERIRRLSDDLIRIGPWGIGLDGVLAWVPGANLLYSVGAGGILIYEAIGAGASGGTLIRMGLYLTANSAMTEVPVIGWAMDTLFRGHLMAARALQRDIERRFGPVPGGARPQPSPRNARLAT, via the coding sequence ATGGTGGTCACCCCCGAACGCGCCGAGCGCGCCTGGCGCATCGCCGAGCGCATCCGAAGACTGTCGGACGACCTGATCCGTATCGGCCCGTGGGGCATCGGGCTCGACGGGGTGCTGGCCTGGGTTCCCGGTGCGAACCTCCTCTACAGCGTCGGCGCGGGCGGGATCCTCATCTATGAGGCCATCGGCGCGGGCGCCTCGGGCGGCACGCTGATCCGCATGGGGCTCTATCTGACGGCCAACAGCGCCATGACCGAGGTTCCCGTCATCGGCTGGGCCATGGACACGCTTTTCCGCGGGCACCTGATGGCGGCGCGGGCGCTGCAGAGGGATATCGAACGGCGCTTCGGGCCCGTTCCCGGCGGCGCGCGGCCTCAGCCTTCGCCGCGGAACGCCAGGCTAGCGACGTAG